The following are encoded in a window of Salinibacter grassmerensis genomic DNA:
- a CDS encoding ATP-grasp domain-containing protein — MNAYIIYENEDWMPPLRSALDAADVPYEEWFVNDGHFDVTGTPPEGVFLNRMSASSHTRGHGPAVEHTRQLIAWLERHGRRVVNGSRAFELEISKVQQHAALEQSGLRTPATRAVAGGPEALLEAAQDVPTPFVTKHNRGGKGLGVQLFRTHEAFEEAVHAGDIPTPPAHITLLQQFVEAAEPFITRCEFVDGEFLYAITSDTSDGFELCPADACRTDEDRCAVDGDDSLFALREDVPAALIDRYKAFLDREQIDVAGIEFIEDTDGQIWTYDINGTTNYSPEVEDEHDLSGMAAVADLLKRELEAAATGEGIPS, encoded by the coding sequence ATGAATGCCTACATCATCTACGAGAATGAAGACTGGATGCCGCCCCTCCGGTCGGCGCTCGACGCGGCGGACGTGCCCTACGAAGAGTGGTTCGTGAACGATGGGCACTTCGACGTCACGGGCACGCCGCCCGAGGGCGTCTTCCTGAACCGCATGAGCGCGTCCTCCCACACGCGTGGCCATGGCCCGGCCGTCGAGCACACGCGCCAGCTGATCGCCTGGCTGGAGCGACACGGGCGGCGCGTCGTCAATGGCTCCCGCGCCTTCGAACTGGAAATCAGCAAGGTGCAGCAGCACGCCGCCCTGGAGCAGTCCGGGCTGCGGACCCCGGCCACGCGGGCCGTTGCGGGCGGGCCGGAGGCGCTGTTGGAGGCCGCGCAGGACGTGCCCACCCCGTTTGTGACGAAGCACAACCGCGGCGGGAAAGGGCTCGGGGTGCAGCTCTTCCGCACCCACGAAGCGTTCGAGGAAGCGGTGCACGCCGGCGACATTCCCACGCCGCCGGCCCACATCACCCTCCTGCAGCAGTTCGTGGAGGCGGCGGAGCCGTTCATCACGCGCTGCGAGTTCGTGGACGGCGAGTTCCTGTACGCCATCACGTCCGATACCAGCGACGGCTTCGAGCTCTGCCCGGCCGACGCCTGCCGCACCGACGAGGACCGCTGTGCCGTAGACGGGGACGACTCGCTCTTTGCCCTCCGCGAGGACGTGCCCGCGGCCCTCATCGACCGCTACAAGGCCTTTCTCGACCGTGAGCAGATCGACGTTGCGGGCATCGAGTTTATTGAAGACACCGATGGGCAAATCTGGACCTACGACATCAACGGCACCACCAACTACTCGCCCGAGGTCGAAGACGAGCACGACCTGAGCGGCATGGCCGCCGTTGCCGACCTCCTGAAGCGGGAACTCGAGGCAGCGGCCACTGGCGAGGGCATTCCCTCCTGA
- a CDS encoding LLM class flavin-dependent oxidoreductase — MDLGIWLPIFGGWLRNVDDEGMPPTFEYNRKVAQAADDAGFSTMLIAELNLNDINGPSHPALECWTTASALAPVTDDIRIMAAIRPGFREPAVTAKMASNIDHISDGRFEINLVSAWWEEEMKMYVGDWLDHSDRYDRSTEFVQILKGLWSQERFSFDGDFYTIEDTILQPKPVQPGGVPVYAGGGSEEGRNMIATHCDHYLMHGGTVDKIAGDIEDLRERRAEKGHDPDAMKFGMAAYMICRDSEQEAREELDRITSVDYEAEGFDSYDDFVEHSELDSEVDLKDYSVSNRGLRPDLVGTPDQIVEKLNAYADVGLDLVLLQCSPMLEEVQRIGREVIPRLKSAPVQG, encoded by the coding sequence ATCGACCTTGGCATCTGGCTTCCCATCTTTGGCGGCTGGCTCCGCAACGTGGACGACGAGGGCATGCCGCCCACGTTCGAGTACAACCGGAAGGTGGCACAGGCCGCCGACGACGCCGGCTTCTCGACGATGCTCATCGCCGAGCTCAACCTGAACGACATCAACGGCCCGTCGCACCCGGCCCTGGAATGCTGGACCACGGCCTCGGCCCTCGCCCCGGTGACGGACGACATCCGCATCATGGCCGCCATCCGCCCCGGCTTCCGCGAGCCGGCCGTGACCGCCAAGATGGCCTCCAACATCGATCACATCTCCGACGGGCGGTTCGAGATCAACCTCGTATCGGCCTGGTGGGAGGAGGAGATGAAAATGTACGTCGGTGACTGGCTCGACCACAGCGATCGCTACGACCGCTCCACCGAGTTTGTGCAGATCCTGAAGGGGCTCTGGTCGCAGGAGCGCTTCTCATTCGACGGCGATTTCTATACCATCGAGGACACGATCCTGCAGCCCAAGCCCGTCCAGCCCGGCGGTGTGCCCGTCTACGCGGGCGGCGGCTCCGAGGAGGGACGCAACATGATTGCCACCCACTGCGACCACTACCTCATGCACGGCGGCACGGTCGACAAGATTGCCGGCGACATTGAGGACCTACGCGAGCGCCGCGCCGAGAAGGGCCACGACCCCGACGCGATGAAGTTCGGTATGGCGGCGTACATGATCTGCCGCGACAGTGAGCAGGAGGCCCGCGAGGAGCTCGACCGCATCACCTCGGTCGACTACGAGGCCGAGGGCTTCGACAGCTACGACGACTTCGTGGAGCACTCCGAGCTCGACTCGGAGGTCGACCTCAAAGACTATTCGGTCTCGAACCGTGGCCTGCGGCCCGACCTGGTGGGGACACCGGATCAGATCGTGGAAAAGCTGAATGCGTACGCCGACGTGGGGCTCGACCTCGTGCTGCTTCAGTGCAGCCCAATGCTGGAGGAGGTGCAGCGGATTGGGCGCGAGGTCATTCCGCGACTGAAGTCGGCCCCGGTACAGGGGTAG
- a CDS encoding LytR/AlgR family response regulator transcription factor has product MAPDAAPIRALIVDDEPLARERLHELLTDASAVTVADTAEDGFEAVDAIHEQAPDLVFLDVQMPGMNGIDVIEEIGTGDMPVTVFVTAYDQYAIKAFDLAAVDYLLKPFDDERFEEALRRAREQIANREGEAVSDRLLRLLQERDPSLLEEESPRNEPYLERIAVQGRGKARIVPVDDLTHITADGSYAELHTDEDTYVIRERMKTLASRLDPDTFVRVHRSAIVRLDEIELVLRGGGGNYAVRLKNGTRVSVSRSRVDELQDRLGVDVLQRDDTDGS; this is encoded by the coding sequence ATGGCTCCTGACGCCGCCCCCATTCGCGCCCTCATCGTGGACGACGAGCCGCTGGCCCGCGAGCGCCTGCACGAACTTCTGACGGATGCCTCGGCGGTCACCGTGGCCGATACGGCCGAAGACGGTTTCGAGGCCGTCGATGCCATCCACGAACAGGCCCCCGACCTTGTCTTCCTGGACGTGCAGATGCCCGGGATGAACGGCATCGACGTGATTGAGGAGATTGGAACGGGGGACATGCCCGTCACCGTGTTCGTGACCGCCTACGACCAGTACGCCATCAAGGCGTTCGACCTCGCCGCGGTGGACTATTTGCTGAAGCCGTTCGACGACGAGCGGTTCGAGGAGGCCCTGCGGCGCGCCCGCGAGCAGATTGCCAACCGGGAGGGCGAGGCCGTTTCCGATCGGCTCCTGCGGCTTCTGCAGGAACGAGACCCGTCCCTTCTGGAGGAGGAGAGTCCCCGCAACGAGCCATACCTGGAACGAATCGCCGTGCAGGGGCGCGGCAAGGCCCGCATCGTGCCCGTCGACGATCTGACCCACATCACCGCCGACGGCTCCTACGCGGAGCTGCACACGGACGAGGACACCTATGTCATCCGCGAGCGCATGAAGACCCTCGCGTCCCGCCTCGACCCCGATACATTCGTCCGGGTGCACCGGTCGGCCATTGTCCGGCTTGACGAGATTGAACTGGTCCTGCGTGGGGGCGGTGGCAACTACGCCGTGCGCCTCAAAAACGGCACGCGGGTCAGCGTGAGTCGCAGCCGGGTCGACGAGTTGCAGGACCGCCTCGGCGTAGACGTGCTTCAGCGCGACGACACGGACGGTTCGTAG
- a CDS encoding sensor histidine kinase, with protein sequence MSDRSVFHSPSRVEWGLIAAFWATVAFLSVGQTLLGDASSEVHWGRTVAGLVEYTLWGLLTPIIFWLAKTLPVVEPTDTKQATVVRNVGLHVAVVLATSIAVDLSEDAVEAGLGERPLAFVQSLSQFWFTDELIFYLVILMAGFARSYYFQKKAQQEEAERLEERAEALEAQLTEARLEALRMQLNPHFLFNTLHAVSTLVDRDPAGVRRMIARLSELLRHVLDEEAPQEVPLSQELEFLDDYFEIQSIRFQGRLDTDVDIPSDLYDAQVPNLILQPIVENAIKHGASQVRGVGRIEVRGRREADRLVLTVVDNGPGLPESQKDGLGLRNVRARLEGLYGDDQALHMETVPDAGTRAVLELPHHTSASLYTASGTSALTANEMDLD encoded by the coding sequence ATGAGTGACCGGTCGGTCTTCCATTCTCCGAGCCGGGTCGAGTGGGGCCTCATCGCCGCGTTCTGGGCGACCGTGGCCTTCCTCTCGGTCGGCCAAACCCTTCTCGGAGACGCCTCCAGCGAGGTGCACTGGGGACGCACGGTGGCGGGACTGGTCGAATATACCCTCTGGGGCCTCCTCACCCCGATCATCTTTTGGCTCGCGAAGACCCTTCCGGTCGTGGAACCGACCGACACGAAGCAGGCAACGGTGGTCCGGAATGTGGGGCTGCATGTGGCCGTCGTCCTCGCCACGTCCATCGCGGTCGACTTGAGCGAAGATGCCGTCGAGGCGGGATTGGGGGAGCGCCCCCTCGCTTTCGTTCAGTCGCTGAGTCAATTCTGGTTCACCGACGAGTTGATCTTCTACCTCGTCATCCTGATGGCCGGCTTCGCGCGGAGCTACTATTTTCAGAAGAAAGCGCAACAGGAAGAGGCCGAGCGTCTGGAGGAGCGCGCCGAGGCCCTTGAGGCTCAGCTGACGGAGGCGCGGCTGGAGGCCCTCCGCATGCAACTCAACCCGCATTTCTTGTTTAACACCTTGCACGCGGTGAGCACGCTCGTCGACCGGGACCCTGCCGGCGTGCGCCGCATGATTGCGCGCCTTAGCGAGCTGCTGCGGCATGTGCTGGACGAGGAGGCCCCCCAGGAGGTCCCTCTCTCTCAGGAGCTCGAGTTCCTCGACGACTACTTCGAGATTCAGTCGATCCGCTTTCAGGGTCGTCTGGACACGGACGTTGACATCCCGTCCGACTTGTATGACGCGCAGGTGCCCAACCTCATCCTGCAACCCATTGTTGAGAATGCCATCAAGCACGGGGCCAGCCAGGTGCGCGGCGTCGGGCGCATCGAGGTGCGCGGCCGCCGCGAAGCGGACAGGCTCGTGCTAACGGTGGTGGACAATGGGCCGGGCCTGCCCGAGTCCCAAAAGGACGGGCTGGGCCTCCGCAACGTCCGGGCCCGGCTCGAAGGGCTCTACGGCGATGACCAGGCCCTCCACATGGAAACGGTGCCGGACGCGGGCACGCGGGCCGTGCTCGAACTGCCCCACCACACGAGCGCGTCGTTGTACACTGCGTCGGGGACCTCTGCCCTCACCGCGAACGAAATGGATCTCGACTGA